A region of Plantactinospora sp. BC1 DNA encodes the following proteins:
- a CDS encoding DNA polymerase beta superfamily protein: MSHPEPTPTTGDTGRTPPAPDLTRLDPAALRDVVADQPYPLLFATVSGAHLYGFPSRDSDVDLRGVHLLPAAEVVGLRHGPATVDRSWTRDGVEIDLVTHDAVKFGHLLLRRNGYVLEQLLSPLVVLTGEAHAELVALAPACLTRHHAHHYRGFAQTQRRLFDRTGELKPLLYTFRTLLTGIHLMRTGRLEAHLPTLRAELPEAPGYLGTLVAAKAAGEHDLLAGVPEAPGADRLDADLTALHAALDEAQLASRLPERPAAEPALHDLLVRIRLATVPGR; encoded by the coding sequence ATGAGCCACCCGGAACCCACCCCGACGACCGGCGACACCGGCCGCACTCCCCCGGCACCCGACCTGACCCGGCTGGACCCGGCCGCGCTGCGCGACGTCGTGGCCGACCAGCCCTATCCGCTGCTCTTCGCCACCGTCTCCGGGGCGCACCTCTACGGCTTCCCGTCCCGGGACTCCGACGTCGACCTGCGCGGCGTGCACCTGCTGCCGGCCGCCGAGGTGGTCGGGCTGCGGCACGGGCCGGCCACGGTGGACCGGAGCTGGACCAGGGACGGCGTCGAGATCGACCTGGTCACTCACGACGCGGTGAAGTTCGGCCACCTGCTGCTCCGGCGCAACGGCTACGTACTGGAACAGCTCCTCTCCCCGCTGGTCGTGCTGACCGGGGAGGCGCACGCCGAACTGGTCGCGCTGGCCCCGGCCTGCCTGACCCGGCACCACGCGCACCACTACCGGGGTTTCGCGCAGACCCAGCGCCGGCTCTTCGACCGCACCGGAGAGTTGAAGCCGCTGCTCTACACGTTCCGGACCCTGCTCACCGGCATCCATCTGATGCGGACCGGCCGGTTGGAGGCCCACCTGCCGACCCTGCGGGCGGAGCTGCCCGAGGCGCCGGGCTACCTCGGCACGCTGGTCGCGGCCAAGGCGGCCGGCGAGCACGACCTGCTCGCCGGAGTCCCCGAGGCGCCCGGAGCCGACCGGCTGGACGCCGACCTGACCGCCCTGCACGCGGCGCTGGACGAGGCGCAGTTGGCGTCCCGGCTCCCGGAGCGGCCGGCAGCGGAGCCCGCCCTGCACGACCTGCTGGTCCGGATCCGGTTGGCCACCGTGCCCGGCCGTTAG
- a CDS encoding NPCBM/NEW2 domain-containing protein, whose amino-acid sequence MRRHAYVGVLALAAGLLVAPVPAQAQPFAAAPPVTRQVLSPTPYQGWNTYYGLGGEFSEESVKQVADALVERGFVKAGYDIVWLDGGWQDPEPRTAAGDLQADRTRFPNGLKPLVDYIHGKGLRAGIYTDAGPYIPGKCGLGSHGYYQRDADQFAAWEFDAVKVDYLCGIAAGLDPKTVYTEFAAALRNNASKRPIIFNLCNPVTSPDWGDYPEEQQSTYSWSYAPAIAQSWRTYTDVGFVGEVKYKDVLRNFDANARHPEVAGPGHFNDPDYLGPELGMTDEEFRTQMTLWTVAAAPLVIASDVRKISQTSVDILTDPEVLAINQDPAGVQAVRVGPAGSTETWVKRLADGDRAVVLLNRGDSPETLTTTAKAVGLTGHRFTVENAWTNQVTESAGTISAAVPAHGAALFRVGTHRGLPGVPHVTAGLPQVTQVGGLSTPDGSAPVAAGGDQARVEVTVRNDGLLPVLAPQVTLTAPAGWTVRPVGRAAVPVLAGGQRRSFGFTVTLPAGAAPGAAKLTATTSYQVPGHGRLRQSTVGTLTVAPAPPDGAVVLSHHDWISATSGWMSPTVDASVGGGSPISVVGQVHPTGIGVASPSTVRYYLGGRCTRLSALVGLDDAVRNVGPEGATVTFQVVGDGRIRYDSGVLTRDDPRQVDVDLTGVRVLDLVVGDAGDGGYNDRADWAGLTATC is encoded by the coding sequence GTGAGACGACATGCGTACGTCGGCGTGCTCGCCCTCGCCGCCGGCCTGCTGGTCGCACCCGTCCCGGCCCAGGCACAGCCTTTCGCCGCCGCGCCGCCGGTGACCCGGCAGGTGCTCAGCCCCACCCCCTACCAGGGCTGGAACACCTACTACGGGCTCGGTGGGGAGTTCTCCGAGGAGTCGGTGAAGCAGGTCGCCGACGCCCTGGTCGAGCGCGGCTTCGTCAAGGCCGGCTACGACATCGTCTGGCTCGACGGCGGCTGGCAGGACCCGGAGCCGCGTACCGCCGCCGGTGACCTCCAGGCCGACCGGACCCGGTTCCCGAACGGGCTGAAGCCGCTGGTCGACTACATCCACGGCAAGGGCCTGCGGGCCGGCATCTACACCGACGCCGGACCGTACATCCCGGGGAAGTGCGGGCTCGGCAGCCACGGCTACTACCAGCGGGACGCCGACCAGTTCGCCGCCTGGGAGTTCGACGCGGTCAAGGTGGACTATCTCTGCGGAATCGCCGCCGGCCTCGACCCGAAGACCGTCTACACCGAGTTCGCCGCCGCGCTGCGCAACAACGCCAGCAAGCGGCCGATCATCTTCAACCTCTGCAACCCGGTGACCTCGCCCGACTGGGGCGACTACCCGGAGGAGCAGCAGTCCACGTACTCCTGGAGCTACGCCCCGGCGATCGCGCAGTCCTGGCGTACGTACACCGACGTCGGGTTCGTCGGCGAGGTGAAGTACAAGGACGTACTGCGTAACTTCGACGCGAACGCGCGGCACCCGGAGGTCGCCGGGCCGGGGCACTTCAACGACCCGGACTACCTCGGGCCGGAACTCGGGATGACCGACGAGGAGTTCCGGACCCAGATGACGCTCTGGACGGTCGCCGCCGCGCCACTGGTGATCGCCAGCGACGTACGCAAGATCAGCCAGACCTCGGTCGACATCCTCACCGACCCCGAGGTGCTGGCGATCAACCAGGACCCGGCCGGGGTGCAGGCGGTCCGGGTCGGCCCGGCCGGCAGCACCGAGACCTGGGTGAAGCGGCTCGCCGACGGCGACCGGGCGGTGGTGCTGCTCAACCGGGGTGACAGCCCGGAGACCCTGACCACCACGGCGAAGGCGGTCGGCCTGACCGGCCACCGGTTCACCGTCGAGAACGCCTGGACCAACCAGGTCACCGAGAGCGCCGGCACCATCAGCGCAGCCGTACCGGCGCACGGCGCGGCGCTGTTCCGGGTCGGCACGCACCGGGGGCTGCCCGGGGTACCGCACGTCACCGCCGGACTTCCGCAGGTGACCCAGGTCGGCGGCCTCAGCACGCCGGACGGTTCGGCGCCGGTCGCGGCCGGCGGGGACCAGGCGCGGGTCGAGGTCACCGTCCGCAACGACGGCCTGCTGCCGGTACTCGCACCGCAGGTGACCCTGACGGCACCCGCCGGCTGGACGGTACGGCCGGTGGGCCGGGCGGCGGTGCCGGTACTGGCCGGCGGGCAGCGCAGAAGCTTCGGCTTCACGGTGACGCTGCCGGCCGGTGCCGCACCCGGTGCCGCGAAGCTGACCGCCACCACCTCCTACCAGGTACCCGGGCACGGCCGGCTGCGACAGTCGACGGTCGGCACCCTGACGGTCGCCCCGGCGCCGCCGGACGGCGCGGTGGTGCTCTCGCACCACGACTGGATCAGCGCCACCAGCGGTTGGATGAGCCCGACGGTCGACGCCAGCGTCGGCGGCGGCTCCCCGATCAGCGTCGTCGGCCAAGTCCACCCGACCGGGATCGGGGTCGCCTCGCCCTCCACGGTCCGCTACTACCTCGGCGGCCGGTGCACCCGGCTCTCCGCCCTGGTCGGGCTGGACGACGCGGTCCGCAACGTCGGACCCGAGGGCGCGACGGTGACCTTCCAGGTGGTCGGCGACGGCCGGATCCGGTACGACAGCGGCGTGCTGACCCGGGACGACCCGCGCCAGGTCGACGTGGACCTGACCGGGGTACGGGTCCTCGACCTGGTGGTCGGCGACGCGGGCGACGGCGGCTACAACGACCGGGCCGACTGGGCGGGCCTGACCGCCACCTGCTGA
- a CDS encoding NAD-dependent epimerase/dehydratase family protein, translating into MSSACSRLAVEHGIELTVLNRGTTTRRPLPAGVTALRADIRDPDSVRAALGGREFDAVVDWIAFTPAHLRTSMELFRDRTGQYVFISSASAYQTPPARLPIVESTPLRNPYWRYSRDKIACEDLLVRAYREDAFPATIVRPSHTYDRTLVPFDGGWTVVDRMRRGREIVVHGDGTSLWTLTHHSDFARGFVPLLGHPAAIGDTFHITSDEALTWNQIAETLASAAGVPARIVHVPSDAIAAADPEWGAALLGDKTHSMVFDNSKLRRLVPDFVATVPFAQGAREIVDWYDADPTRQRIDARLDALHDRLVETYRIRDLVGAGSED; encoded by the coding sequence ATCAGCTCCGCCTGTTCCCGGCTCGCGGTCGAGCACGGCATCGAGTTGACGGTGCTCAACCGGGGCACCACCACCCGGCGACCGCTGCCGGCCGGGGTCACGGCGCTCCGGGCCGACATCCGCGACCCGGACTCGGTCCGGGCGGCACTGGGCGGCCGGGAGTTCGACGCGGTCGTCGACTGGATCGCCTTCACCCCGGCACACCTGCGGACCAGCATGGAGTTGTTCCGGGACCGGACCGGCCAGTACGTCTTCATCAGCTCGGCGTCGGCCTACCAGACTCCGCCGGCCCGGCTGCCGATCGTGGAGTCGACGCCGCTGCGCAACCCGTACTGGCGGTACTCGCGGGACAAGATTGCTTGTGAGGACCTGCTCGTCCGGGCGTACCGCGAGGACGCGTTCCCGGCCACCATCGTGCGCCCGTCGCACACCTACGACCGGACCCTGGTGCCGTTCGACGGCGGCTGGACGGTGGTCGACCGGATGCGCCGGGGCCGGGAGATCGTCGTACACGGCGACGGTACCTCACTGTGGACACTGACCCACCACTCGGACTTCGCCCGGGGCTTCGTGCCGCTGCTCGGGCATCCGGCCGCGATCGGGGACACCTTCCACATCACCTCCGACGAGGCGCTCACCTGGAACCAGATCGCCGAGACGCTGGCGTCGGCGGCCGGCGTACCGGCCCGGATCGTGCACGTGCCCTCGGACGCGATAGCCGCGGCGGATCCGGAGTGGGGTGCCGCGCTGCTCGGCGACAAGACACACTCGATGGTCTTCGACAACAGCAAGCTGCGCCGGCTGGTGCCGGACTTCGTCGCCACCGTCCCGTTCGCACAGGGCGCCCGGGAGATCGTCGATTGGTACGACGCCGACCCGACCCGGCAGCGGATCGACGCCCGGCTCGACGCGCTGCACGACCGCCTGGTCGAGACGTACCGGATCCGCGACCTGGTCGGGGCCGGCTCGGAGGACTAA